The following coding sequences lie in one Spirosoma sp. KUDC1026 genomic window:
- a CDS encoding dihydroorotase — protein MQLLIRAAYVVDTTSPFNGQRVDLLIDNGLIRQIGQNLTAGDGVRVVEAENLHVSPGWFDLRATAQDPGFEHKEDIDSLCQAAAAGGFTDVAVLPNTQPVVDNKGTLGYVRRMAEGQPVNVHVIGAITKKAAGEDFTEMLDLHHAGAVAFSDGHHPLQNPDLLLKTLQYLAPIEGLLMNRPEEMLLTQFGQMHEGVQSTLLGLKGMPSLAEELMIERDLRLLAYVLGAKGEGQGVSGEGVGAEGLEHGGEEGQPHALDPAPSTLSPTPPALHFSTISTARSVDLMRQAKAAGLPVSCDVAAHQLVFDDTALAGFDTSLKVNPPFRGPADVTALWAGLADGTIDAIVSDHTPQDAESKNLEFDLAEFGITGLETAFAAVMTYNREIPLAQLIDKFTTRPRQILRLPTTNLAEGQPACLTLFDPEGQWTFDRTKSKSKNSPFLHQTLTGRVIGTVHKGQFNHTA, from the coding sequence ATGCAACTTCTCATTCGTGCTGCTTACGTTGTTGATACGACATCGCCCTTTAACGGCCAGCGTGTCGATCTACTGATTGACAACGGCCTGATTCGGCAAATAGGGCAGAACCTGACGGCCGGTGATGGTGTTCGCGTCGTTGAAGCCGAAAACCTGCACGTATCGCCGGGCTGGTTCGATCTGCGGGCAACAGCGCAGGACCCCGGTTTCGAACACAAAGAAGATATTGACAGCCTGTGTCAGGCGGCAGCCGCGGGTGGATTTACGGATGTGGCCGTGCTGCCCAACACGCAGCCCGTAGTTGACAACAAAGGAACATTGGGTTACGTACGGCGCATGGCCGAAGGACAGCCCGTCAACGTGCACGTTATTGGAGCTATTACCAAAAAGGCCGCGGGGGAGGACTTCACCGAAATGCTCGATCTGCACCACGCAGGTGCGGTGGCGTTCTCGGATGGTCATCACCCCTTACAGAATCCTGACCTGCTGCTGAAAACACTGCAATACCTGGCTCCTATTGAGGGCCTGCTGATGAATCGCCCCGAGGAAATGCTGCTGACCCAGTTCGGGCAGATGCACGAAGGGGTTCAGAGTACGTTACTGGGCCTGAAAGGCATGCCATCCCTGGCTGAAGAACTAATGATCGAGCGTGACCTTCGCCTGCTTGCCTACGTCCTGGGGGCGAAGGGCGAGGGGCAGGGGGTATCAGGCGAAGGGGTAGGAGCAGAGGGGTTGGAGCATGGAGGTGAGGAAGGTCAACCCCACGCCCTCGACCCCGCGCCCTCAACCCTCAGCCCCACACCCCCAGCCCTCCATTTCTCAACCATTTCGACGGCGCGGTCGGTGGACTTGATGCGGCAGGCAAAGGCGGCTGGTTTACCGGTAAGCTGCGACGTAGCGGCCCACCAGCTTGTCTTTGATGATACCGCCCTGGCGGGGTTTGATACCAGCCTGAAAGTAAACCCACCATTCCGTGGGCCAGCCGACGTAACAGCGCTGTGGGCGGGCCTGGCTGATGGAACAATTGACGCCATCGTGTCGGATCATACGCCCCAGGATGCTGAGAGCAAAAATCTGGAATTCGACCTGGCCGAGTTCGGTATCACCGGACTCGAAACTGCCTTTGCGGCCGTTATGACCTATAACCGGGAAATTCCGCTGGCGCAGCTCATTGACAAATTCACCACCCGACCCCGGCAGATTCTGCGGCTTCCCACAACGAACCTCGCCGAAGGGCAGCCCGCCTGCTTAACGCTCTTCGATCCGGAAGGGCAGTGGACGTTTGACCGGACGAAATCGAAATCAAAAAATTCGCCCTTCCTGCATCAGACCCTGACGGGACGGGTGATCGGAACGGTACACAAAGGCCAGTTTAACCATACGGCATGA
- the gcvH gene encoding glycine cleavage system protein GcvH, with the protein MNFPAELSYTQDHEWIRMEADGTAVVGITDFAQHELGDIVFVDVSTVGQSLTKGDVFGSVEAVKTVSDLFLPIDGELLELNPAIEKSPELLNSDPYGEGWIIRLKPASADQSDDLMTADAYQELVGA; encoded by the coding sequence ATGAATTTTCCCGCAGAACTGAGCTATACGCAGGACCACGAGTGGATTCGGATGGAAGCCGATGGCACCGCCGTTGTGGGTATTACCGATTTTGCCCAGCACGAACTGGGTGATATTGTGTTCGTTGACGTGTCGACGGTTGGACAGTCGCTGACAAAAGGCGATGTGTTCGGCTCTGTTGAAGCCGTTAAGACGGTATCAGACTTGTTTTTACCAATCGATGGTGAACTGCTTGAACTGAATCCCGCGATTGAGAAAAGCCCCGAACTGCTGAACAGCGATCCGTACGGCGAAGGCTGGATTATCCGCCTGAAGCCGGCCAGCGCCGACCAGTCGGATGATCTGATGACCGCTGATGCCTATCAGGAACTGGTGGGTGCCTGA
- a CDS encoding VanZ family protein, whose translation MNLTRLAYYAAMGWTIVMFIGCSWPTDKLPDEVVTIGDKWMHIVIFAPFAFLWRFAGKSWQWTLIAGLLYGLLIEVWQGITPFNRSFDLIDAVADGVGTAIGLGLAWIAGRFIK comes from the coding sequence ATGAATCTGACAAGACTGGCGTATTACGCAGCTATGGGCTGGACAATCGTTATGTTTATTGGCTGCTCGTGGCCAACCGACAAGCTGCCTGATGAAGTTGTTACCATCGGCGACAAGTGGATGCACATTGTCATTTTCGCTCCCTTTGCCTTTCTGTGGCGCTTTGCTGGCAAGTCCTGGCAGTGGACACTGATCGCGGGATTGCTCTACGGATTGCTGATTGAAGTCTGGCAGGGCATCACGCCCTTTAACCGATCTTTCGATCTGATCGATGCCGTTGCCGACGGCGTAGGTACAGCGATAGGACTGGGGCTGGCCTGGATCGCTGGCCGATTTATTAAATAA
- a CDS encoding fatty acid desaturase family protein encodes MKVLGSIHDPVFTNRNYSRLDQFFLRYIKDERDLPFVYLTLKITFTLIPLSILLFMPFIDGGIWWAVAAVHLYISNFVFKGPFGLMLHCTSHRQFFKNEYDWMNKYIPWIMAPFFGHTPETYYSHHIGMHHPENNMEDDDSSTMAFQRDSFRSFLSYFGQFLVVGVYNLLGYLRRKNRSKLATRAMRGEVIFFVSCVVLLFINAPATIMVFILPMFIYRLIAMLGNWTQHAFVDGEDPGNAYKNSITCINVKYNKKCWNDGYHISHHVRPGMHWTEHPTFFQKTLDKYAQNRAVIFDGLDFLQIFYFLMRKRYDKLARHMVNLDGTFANDQDAIDLLRYRTQRIAVAEPISVLQTA; translated from the coding sequence ATGAAAGTACTAGGTAGTATTCATGACCCCGTTTTTACCAACCGTAACTACAGCCGACTCGACCAGTTTTTTCTCCGGTACATTAAAGACGAGCGGGATCTACCATTCGTTTACCTGACCTTAAAAATTACGTTTACGCTTATTCCGCTCAGCATCCTGCTGTTTATGCCTTTCATTGACGGCGGTATCTGGTGGGCTGTGGCTGCTGTGCATTTATACATCAGCAACTTCGTTTTCAAAGGTCCATTCGGCCTGATGCTGCACTGCACAAGCCACCGGCAGTTTTTCAAGAATGAGTACGACTGGATGAATAAATACATCCCATGGATTATGGCGCCTTTCTTCGGCCATACCCCGGAAACGTACTACAGCCACCATATTGGTATGCACCATCCCGAAAACAATATGGAAGATGACGACAGCAGCACTATGGCGTTTCAGCGGGACAGCTTCCGGAGCTTTCTGTCTTACTTCGGGCAGTTTCTGGTAGTTGGCGTTTACAACCTGCTTGGGTACCTACGCCGGAAAAACCGATCTAAACTGGCAACCCGGGCCATGCGGGGCGAAGTCATTTTCTTTGTCAGCTGCGTGGTTCTCCTGTTCATTAATGCGCCGGCTACAATCATGGTTTTTATCCTGCCCATGTTTATTTACCGGCTTATCGCTATGCTGGGCAACTGGACGCAGCATGCGTTTGTGGATGGCGAAGACCCGGGTAATGCCTACAAGAACAGCATTACGTGCATCAACGTAAAGTATAACAAGAAATGCTGGAACGATGGCTATCACATCAGCCACCACGTTCGCCCGGGTATGCACTGGACCGAGCACCCTACCTTCTTCCAGAAGACACTCGATAAATACGCCCAGAACCGGGCTGTTATCTTCGACGGGCTGGATTTCCTGCAGATTTTCTACTTCCTGATGCGCAAGCGCTACGACAAACTGGCCCGGCACATGGTGAACCTGGACGGTACGTTTGCCAACGATCAGGATGCAATCGACCTGCTGCGCTACCGGACACAACGGATTGCCGTTGCGGAGCCAATCAGTGTGCTGCAAACGGCGTAG
- a CDS encoding DNA/RNA non-specific endonuclease, whose product MSVKSISVRRPLPTIVFSVVLSLLLSGCFRGSTPKPSANSTQPTRDDHLALGNPSGASLSDPENYLLTKSTYVVSYSRQRGIANWVSWHLSTAWKGDARRANDFQPDPTLPPDWFAVKTSNYTNTGFDRGHLCPSDDRDGSAADNTATFLLTNIVPQAPRHNREVWKNLEDYERELINGGNEAYVIAGTYGTGGTGSNGYATTLANGRLTVPASLWKIIVVLPTGSNDVSRITNTTRVIAVNIPNTQAAADKNWQAYVTSVDELERLTGYDFLSTVSGSVQRQIEARIDGQVN is encoded by the coding sequence ATGTCAGTAAAATCAATTTCAGTACGTCGTCCGCTTCCAACAATTGTCTTTTCGGTGGTCTTGAGTTTGCTGCTGTCGGGCTGTTTCCGGGGAAGCACGCCCAAACCGTCAGCCAACTCAACGCAGCCCACCCGCGACGATCATCTGGCGCTGGGTAATCCAAGTGGCGCTTCGCTCAGCGACCCTGAAAACTACCTGCTAACCAAGTCAACGTACGTAGTGTCCTACAGCCGCCAGCGGGGTATTGCCAACTGGGTTAGCTGGCATCTGAGCACAGCCTGGAAAGGTGATGCCCGGCGCGCCAACGATTTCCAGCCTGACCCAACCCTGCCACCGGATTGGTTTGCCGTAAAGACATCGAACTATACAAACACCGGCTTTGACCGGGGGCACCTCTGCCCTTCCGACGATCGCGACGGATCGGCAGCAGACAATACGGCCACCTTTCTCCTAACCAACATCGTGCCACAAGCCCCGCGGCATAACCGGGAAGTGTGGAAAAATTTAGAAGATTACGAACGCGAACTCATCAATGGCGGTAACGAAGCCTACGTCATAGCCGGTACGTATGGCACAGGCGGTACGGGCAGTAACGGCTACGCCACAACGCTGGCCAATGGCCGATTGACTGTACCGGCTAGCCTCTGGAAAATTATTGTCGTCTTACCAACCGGCTCCAACGATGTCAGCCGGATAACAAACACAACCCGCGTCATTGCCGTCAACATTCCTAATACGCAGGCGGCTGCCGATAAAAACTGGCAGGCCTACGTAACGAGCGTTGATGAACTGGAACGACTAACGGGTTATGATTTTCTGTCTACTGTGTCCGGCAGCGTGCAGCGTCAGATCGAGGCACGTATTGACGGCCAGGTTAATTAG
- a CDS encoding DUF4199 domain-containing protein, with protein sequence MNEDTSPARIALKWGLLTALVELLVTSIRYAMHEYVNFTFQGMTFVILVAGTILAMRELRLANGGWLSIREGLSMGLLMFAVIGILDTTYQQIYQSYVDTSYTQTVLEQTRNMMERSGAKDEQLDMFDEQVEKMDDQPAKGMAGIAFIGGVLTWILGGLFLSLIIAAFMRRVKSNPFD encoded by the coding sequence ATGAACGAAGACACATCACCCGCCCGGATAGCGCTGAAATGGGGCCTGCTGACCGCCTTGGTTGAACTATTGGTTACCTCCATCCGGTACGCCATGCACGAGTATGTCAACTTTACGTTTCAGGGAATGACTTTTGTCATTCTGGTAGCCGGAACCATACTCGCCATGCGGGAGCTACGGCTGGCGAACGGTGGCTGGTTATCGATCCGTGAAGGACTTTCGATGGGGTTACTGATGTTTGCTGTTATTGGTATTCTGGATACTACGTACCAGCAGATCTACCAGAGCTACGTTGATACAAGCTATACCCAAACCGTACTTGAACAAACCCGTAACATGATGGAGCGTTCGGGGGCGAAAGACGAACAACTCGACATGTTCGACGAGCAGGTTGAGAAAATGGACGATCAACCCGCCAAAGGCATGGCCGGAATCGCCTTTATTGGCGGGGTGCTTACCTGGATACTGGGCGGCCTGTTTCTGTCGTTGATTATTGCCGCGTTTATGCGTCGCGTGAAAAGCAACCCATTCGATTAG
- a CDS encoding aldo/keto reductase — MNYNLLGNTGVLVSEICLGTMTFGGDGYWKAIGELPQDAVNDIVKMSIDNGINFIDTANVYSYGLSETMLGQALKSLGLSRNELVIATKVRGRMGEGKNQVGLGRLQIMQQLDDSLKRLQLDHVDLYQIHGFDPLTPLEETMRGLEDVVRSGKVRYIGCSNLAAWQVMKANGIAEKNGWTKFVSTQNYYSVAGRDLENEIVPMVQDQQMAILPWSPLAGGFLSGKYTRNNKPEDGSRRLSFDFPPVDQERAYDIIDVMQSIAEAHGVSVARIALAWVLAQPGVTSVIIGAKSTDQLTDNIKAAELSLTTEQLDQLNEVSSRPKPYPQWMIDRQSGDRLGANTFTTNQSDGTK, encoded by the coding sequence ATGAATTATAACCTCCTCGGTAACACCGGCGTACTGGTCTCAGAAATCTGCCTGGGTACCATGACATTTGGTGGCGACGGCTACTGGAAAGCAATTGGCGAACTACCCCAGGATGCCGTTAATGACATTGTCAAAATGTCGATTGACAACGGCATAAATTTCATCGATACCGCTAACGTTTACTCGTATGGCCTGTCCGAAACAATGCTGGGTCAGGCGCTAAAAAGCCTTGGCCTGTCGCGTAACGAACTTGTTATCGCCACGAAAGTAAGAGGCCGTATGGGAGAAGGCAAAAACCAGGTTGGTCTGGGACGTCTGCAAATCATGCAGCAACTGGACGACAGCCTGAAACGCCTGCAACTCGACCACGTCGATCTGTATCAAATTCACGGTTTCGACCCCCTGACGCCCCTGGAAGAAACGATGCGCGGCCTGGAAGACGTCGTCAGAAGCGGCAAGGTACGCTACATCGGTTGCTCGAACCTGGCGGCCTGGCAAGTGATGAAAGCCAATGGCATTGCTGAGAAAAACGGCTGGACGAAGTTTGTGTCTACCCAGAACTATTACTCCGTTGCCGGACGCGACCTGGAGAACGAAATCGTGCCGATGGTGCAGGATCAGCAGATGGCCATTCTCCCCTGGAGTCCGTTGGCTGGCGGTTTCCTGTCAGGAAAATACACGCGCAATAACAAACCCGAAGACGGATCCCGGCGGCTGTCGTTCGATTTTCCACCCGTCGATCAGGAGCGCGCGTATGATATCATCGACGTCATGCAGTCCATTGCCGAAGCGCACGGGGTTTCGGTAGCCCGAATCGCCCTGGCCTGGGTGCTGGCGCAACCGGGGGTTACCAGCGTAATCATCGGTGCTAAAAGTACTGATCAACTGACCGATAACATCAAGGCGGCTGAACTGAGTCTGACCACCGAACAACTGGATCAATTAAACGAAGTTAGTAGTCGGCCAAAGCCCTATCCACAATGGATGATTGATCGCCAGAGCGGTGACCGGCTGGGGGCGAATACGTTTACAACGAATCAATCGGACGGAACGAAGTAA
- a CDS encoding DUF4199 domain-containing protein, producing MKSIIAYFNNPLLKLPLLAGLTTGVLCFLYFLALYALGVPALGNIRVLDYGIHIIMIVATVWYYRKNVRHGWLHMWEGLTIGYVLNTVAALVTGWLIYFFVTQVDPAVFVEYVTNSKKLLLEGKAQITDQFGPETFQEQWQKVSQMEPEVLITDELTKKTALAVLPVLIVSLIFRKQDYSILR from the coding sequence ATGAAGAGCATCATCGCTTATTTTAATAACCCGTTGCTCAAACTTCCGTTGCTGGCAGGGTTGACAACAGGTGTACTTTGTTTCCTGTACTTCCTGGCCCTGTACGCGCTGGGCGTTCCAGCACTGGGTAATATCCGGGTGCTGGATTACGGTATCCACATTATTATGATCGTCGCTACGGTCTGGTACTACCGGAAAAACGTTCGGCATGGCTGGCTGCACATGTGGGAGGGGCTGACGATTGGCTACGTCCTGAACACGGTAGCCGCTCTGGTGACCGGCTGGCTGATTTACTTCTTCGTGACTCAGGTCGACCCCGCGGTTTTTGTTGAATACGTAACAAACTCAAAAAAACTCCTGCTGGAAGGAAAAGCCCAGATAACCGACCAGTTCGGGCCGGAAACGTTTCAGGAACAGTGGCAGAAGGTATCTCAGATGGAACCGGAAGTCCTGATTACCGACGAGCTAACCAAAAAGACGGCTCTGGCAGTGTTGCCCGTACTCATCGTTTCCTTAATCTTCCGGAAGCAGGATTACAGCATTCTGCGATAA
- the gldF gene encoding gliding motility-associated ABC transporter permease subunit GldF has protein sequence MLAIFRKEISQFFSSPIAYIIMGVFLTAVGMMLWVFPDTSLLENGYADLGLFFNLTPYVMLFLVPAITMRAIADEVRAGTLEWLLTKPISRWQIVGGKFLASWMLVVLTLVPTVLYYITLYQLGSPVGNIDSAGVAGSYVGLVLLGGVFVSIGLWTSSLNDNQVVAFVVGVFFCALLYAGLSSLAGLSIFGGLSYYLSYFALDEQYRALGRGLIDSRNVIYLCSIIGLFLLLTVNRLAR, from the coding sequence ATGCTCGCCATTTTTCGTAAGGAAATCAGTCAGTTTTTTTCGTCACCCATCGCCTATATCATTATGGGCGTTTTTCTGACGGCTGTCGGAATGATGCTCTGGGTCTTTCCCGATACCAGCCTGCTCGAAAATGGCTACGCTGATCTGGGATTGTTTTTTAACCTGACGCCTTACGTCATGCTATTTCTGGTACCAGCCATCACGATGCGCGCCATTGCCGATGAGGTGCGGGCGGGCACGCTGGAGTGGCTCCTGACAAAGCCCATTAGTCGCTGGCAGATCGTAGGCGGCAAATTTCTGGCCAGCTGGATGCTGGTTGTGCTGACGCTGGTGCCAACGGTGTTGTATTACATAACACTGTATCAGCTTGGGTCGCCGGTGGGCAATATCGATTCGGCAGGCGTTGCCGGATCTTACGTTGGCCTGGTATTGCTGGGGGGCGTATTCGTGAGCATTGGCCTCTGGACCTCGTCGCTGAACGATAACCAGGTCGTTGCGTTCGTTGTCGGCGTGTTTTTCTGCGCGCTGCTGTATGCGGGCCTGAGTTCACTGGCGGGTTTATCCATTTTTGGCGGGTTATCCTATTACCTGTCTTACTTTGCGCTCGACGAGCAGTACCGGGCGCTGGGACGCGGGCTGATCGACTCCCGCAATGTTATTTATCTCTGTAGTATTATCGGGTTGTTTCTGTTACTAACTGTAAACCGACTGGCACGCTGA
- a CDS encoding BamA/TamA family outer membrane protein, whose amino-acid sequence MDKRTHWAGWWIWIVLLIPGPALSQQKIPKIAQNTVGRWVYGLLNDTSSVESSRILVVPTFGYSPETSAEFGARAFSLFYVNKDTLVNRLSEIALYSFITTRLQFGSVLDNAVYSNKNKYFFLGRTRYQQFPLLYYGIGPDAPLTNPVTVESEYFQFRQRVLRNLVTNWYAGLEIDFQRLGRVNFENSGREYDFPVGAQGSTSSGVGAALVYDDRKNVLNVRRGNFLEAGFLTYSGALGSTFPFRSYLIDARIYRPLGRRNRVLAAQVFGTFMNGTVPFNNLAMLGGSELLRGYYQGRYRDKNLMAIQGELRWLPFGFSRRWGGTVFAGLGTVAPTLAEFQKDKLRWTVGGGVRFLFFQRKDVYLRGDVGVTAEGTGIYFSLGEAF is encoded by the coding sequence GTGGATAAGCGAACGCATTGGGCGGGGTGGTGGATCTGGATTGTGCTGCTGATACCTGGACCCGCACTGTCTCAGCAGAAAATACCAAAAATAGCTCAGAATACCGTCGGCAGATGGGTGTACGGACTCCTGAACGATACGTCGTCGGTAGAGTCGTCCCGTATTCTGGTCGTGCCAACGTTTGGGTACTCTCCCGAAACCAGCGCTGAGTTCGGGGCGCGGGCGTTTTCTCTGTTTTATGTGAATAAGGATACGTTGGTGAACCGCCTGAGCGAGATCGCTCTGTACTCCTTTATCACAACGCGGCTTCAGTTTGGTAGCGTGCTGGACAACGCCGTGTATTCCAACAAAAACAAATACTTTTTCCTGGGCCGAACCCGGTATCAGCAGTTTCCGCTGCTGTATTATGGCATTGGTCCTGATGCACCCCTCACAAATCCGGTGACCGTTGAGTCCGAATATTTTCAATTTCGGCAGCGGGTATTACGTAACCTCGTAACGAACTGGTACGCTGGCCTGGAGATCGATTTTCAGCGACTGGGGCGGGTGAATTTCGAGAACAGCGGTCGTGAATACGATTTTCCCGTTGGTGCCCAGGGATCGACCAGTTCCGGGGTGGGGGCAGCCCTAGTGTACGACGACCGGAAAAACGTATTGAATGTCCGCCGGGGTAATTTTCTGGAAGCTGGTTTTCTGACGTACAGTGGTGCGCTGGGGAGTACGTTTCCCTTCCGTTCGTACCTAATCGATGCGCGAATTTACCGCCCGCTGGGCAGGCGCAACCGCGTATTGGCCGCGCAGGTGTTTGGTACATTTATGAATGGTACAGTTCCCTTCAACAACCTCGCGATGCTGGGCGGCAGTGAACTCTTACGTGGCTATTACCAGGGCCGTTACCGCGACAAAAATCTGATGGCGATCCAGGGCGAACTGCGCTGGCTGCCGTTTGGATTCAGTCGTCGCTGGGGCGGTACGGTGTTTGCCGGACTGGGGACCGTGGCGCCGACGCTGGCTGAATTTCAGAAAGACAAGCTACGCTGGACCGTTGGCGGAGGGGTTCGGTTTCTCTTCTTCCAGCGTAAGGACGTGTATCTGCGGGGCGACGTTGGCGTGACCGCCGAAGGAACGGGGATTTATTTCTCGCTGGGCGAAGCCTTTTAG
- a CDS encoding tetratricopeptide repeat protein, producing the protein MAKKKQDPVTRPVSPKPASTAGNSVNRPTSVRASDPITRPASRPVTASATRPTTPDQTATLPIEVRPVEWWPPLVLALLGALLYVNTFGHQYALDDIAAIEQNLFVKKGIAGIRDLMRTEFWHFSNISLGYYRPLSLITFALEQEFFKDNPHISHIINAVLYALTGLVIGVLLQKWLPKQTITAFLIGLVFIAHPIHTEIVANIKGRDEILSFLFISLMLLSYWKYLETDEKGWIASACLSLYFAFLSKESSIVSLALIPAIQYWFTKRNIWQSLVSLWPFLIVTALFFFQKQRMIGTLSGNPPVDWANYPYAIEKTQKSTMFKFLMYYIRLLVLPHPLVYDYSYNVIPSGGKGDLLTWAGFFTFVAFVWLTWKGFLKKTLWGFGLFWFFVTMAPGLGFIYFRGGIFAERFTYAAVMGFAFVLIWALQKLLVRESPDSPKPVLVRYAPVLGLMAVVVGLYSFKTVERNRDWENNFVLFNSALPYVPNSCQVQRHVANEWIQKGLKDRAKADSIAAAVNGIKPKPTLEQVKKGQALIDTNIAHANKHGRWALDHLQESTRIYPSFGEAYFSMAYVFQKITPNVDSAKYYYKQTIRAANAYAPAYNNLGVIYQGEGFAENNQQKLQLASYYYNQSTVVNPAYVDGQNNRDNLAKATGINVRALPDSILRKY; encoded by the coding sequence ATGGCCAAAAAAAAACAGGACCCTGTCACACGACCGGTATCTCCCAAACCTGCTTCAACCGCTGGAAATAGCGTAAATCGCCCGACCTCTGTGCGGGCTTCTGACCCGATAACCCGGCCTGCCAGCCGCCCGGTAACGGCTTCGGCAACCCGGCCAACCACTCCTGATCAAACGGCGACATTACCCATCGAGGTCCGGCCGGTCGAATGGTGGCCACCGCTGGTGCTCGCCTTGCTGGGCGCTCTGTTGTACGTCAATACCTTCGGGCACCAGTACGCCCTTGACGATATTGCCGCCATTGAGCAGAATCTGTTCGTAAAAAAAGGAATAGCCGGTATCCGGGACCTGATGCGTACTGAGTTCTGGCACTTCAGCAATATCTCACTGGGGTATTACCGCCCGCTGTCGCTGATTACGTTTGCTCTTGAGCAGGAGTTTTTCAAAGACAACCCACACATCAGCCACATCATCAACGCCGTACTGTACGCCCTGACGGGGCTGGTTATCGGCGTGTTGCTGCAGAAGTGGCTGCCGAAACAAACCATTACGGCTTTCCTGATCGGGTTGGTATTTATAGCCCACCCAATCCACACGGAGATCGTAGCGAACATTAAAGGGCGGGACGAAATTCTGAGCTTCCTCTTTATTTCGCTGATGCTGCTGTCATACTGGAAATACCTGGAAACGGATGAAAAAGGCTGGATTGCCAGCGCCTGCCTCTCCCTGTACTTTGCTTTCCTGTCGAAGGAATCGTCCATCGTGAGTCTGGCTCTTATTCCAGCGATACAGTACTGGTTTACAAAACGAAACATCTGGCAGTCACTGGTGAGCCTCTGGCCGTTTCTGATCGTTACCGCGCTGTTCTTCTTCCAGAAACAGCGGATGATTGGTACACTAAGCGGCAACCCGCCGGTCGACTGGGCGAACTATCCGTATGCGATTGAGAAGACGCAGAAGTCGACGATGTTCAAGTTCCTGATGTACTACATCCGGCTGCTCGTGCTGCCACACCCGCTGGTCTATGACTACTCCTACAACGTAATACCATCGGGTGGTAAAGGTGATCTGCTGACCTGGGCGGGCTTCTTTACGTTCGTTGCCTTTGTCTGGCTAACGTGGAAAGGATTTCTGAAAAAGACACTGTGGGGTTTTGGACTTTTCTGGTTCTTCGTCACTATGGCACCGGGTCTGGGCTTCATTTACTTCCGAGGTGGTATCTTCGCCGAGCGTTTTACGTACGCAGCCGTTATGGGCTTTGCCTTTGTGCTGATCTGGGCGTTGCAAAAACTGCTGGTTCGCGAATCGCCTGACTCGCCGAAACCGGTGCTGGTACGTTACGCGCCCGTGCTGGGCCTGATGGCCGTAGTCGTAGGACTCTACTCGTTCAAAACTGTTGAGCGAAACCGCGACTGGGAGAACAACTTTGTGCTGTTTAATTCAGCCCTGCCATACGTGCCAAACAGTTGTCAGGTCCAGCGACACGTTGCCAACGAGTGGATTCAGAAAGGGCTGAAAGACCGGGCCAAGGCCGATTCAATTGCTGCTGCGGTAAACGGCATCAAGCCAAAGCCAACACTTGAACAGGTGAAGAAAGGCCAGGCGCTGATTGACACGAACATTGCCCATGCGAACAAACATGGTCGCTGGGCGCTGGATCACCTGCAGGAGTCGACCCGGATCTACCCCAGCTTCGGGGAGGCCTATTTTTCAATGGCCTATGTCTTCCAGAAGATTACGCCAAACGTCGATTCAGCAAAGTATTACTACAAGCAAACCATCCGGGCAGCCAATGCCTACGCTCCCGCTTACAATAACTTGGGCGTTATTTACCAGGGCGAAGGCTTTGCCGAGAATAACCAGCAGAAGCTGCAACTGGCGTCGTACTACTACAATCAGTCAACTGTGGTTAACCCCGCTTACGTCGACGGACAAAACAACCGCGACAACCTGGCTAAAGCAACCGGTATCAACGTACGTGCGCTGCCCGATTCGATCCTTAGAAAGTATTAA